Proteins encoded within one genomic window of Prochlorococcus marinus str. MIT 9515:
- a CDS encoding DNA polymerase III subunit gamma/tau — protein sequence MLNIHKPFHQKYRPSNLDELVGQEFISITLKQALISKKIAPAYLFNGPRGTGKTSSARIFAKSLNCLSCEQPTANPCGKCELCKQIADGNALDIIEIDAASNTGVDNIREIIDGARFTPTQARWKVYVIDECHMLSTAASNALLKTIEEPPERVVFILATTNPERVINTIQSRCQKFDFKRISSNTIFHNLSEIANKESIKFEDQALKLIAKRSNGGMRDAQSLLDQLSLLPNGVTTKNVQNLLGEVSENDLINLINALIYNEPESLLISCNQLYDSGNEPHEILVGLLNITRDLLLKTLNNNYSDIFYTSIDFQNELNKFSKNISKMRIIDWHNKLKNIDYQIKTSDNPKLWLEVHLTSLIENKIEDNIVNNGQSNKETLNQKVINKDELINKTIISKNANQTESEDINKKELINNQDIQPNYENANQTESEDINKKELINNQDIQPNYEHANQTDFLKEKWELILSKLELPSTRMLLSQQAELASIDSNEVLIALSPNWENMIKSRKIIIENAVKKVCGDKVKLNFSSKKININNTAKSQEKIIKKSTSNREIQNTNFQNSNTPIEKPQKEFYDDNSKNLANFFNGEIIDLDE from the coding sequence ATGCTTAATATACATAAACCTTTTCATCAAAAATATAGGCCTAGCAACCTTGATGAGCTAGTTGGTCAAGAATTTATATCAATAACCCTTAAACAAGCACTAATATCTAAGAAAATTGCACCTGCTTATCTGTTTAATGGGCCTAGAGGAACTGGAAAGACATCAAGTGCACGAATATTTGCAAAATCATTAAATTGTCTATCATGTGAACAGCCTACGGCTAATCCTTGTGGCAAATGCGAATTATGTAAACAAATTGCAGATGGTAATGCCCTTGATATTATTGAAATTGATGCTGCTTCTAATACTGGGGTTGATAATATAAGAGAAATAATAGATGGAGCAAGATTCACTCCTACTCAAGCCAGGTGGAAAGTATACGTTATCGATGAATGTCATATGCTCTCAACTGCAGCATCAAATGCTTTACTCAAAACTATTGAAGAACCTCCCGAAAGAGTTGTTTTTATTCTTGCTACTACAAATCCGGAAAGAGTAATAAATACTATTCAAAGTAGGTGTCAAAAATTCGATTTTAAAAGAATCAGCTCAAATACTATTTTCCACAACCTTTCAGAAATAGCGAATAAAGAATCAATTAAATTTGAAGATCAAGCACTAAAATTAATTGCAAAAAGATCTAATGGTGGAATGCGTGATGCACAAAGTTTACTAGATCAATTAAGTCTTCTTCCTAATGGCGTAACTACTAAAAATGTTCAAAACTTACTTGGAGAAGTATCCGAAAATGATTTAATTAATTTAATAAATGCCTTAATTTACAATGAACCAGAGTCGTTATTAATTAGTTGCAATCAATTATATGATTCAGGAAATGAACCTCATGAGATATTAGTTGGTTTATTAAATATTACTAGAGACCTATTATTGAAAACTTTAAATAACAATTATTCAGATATTTTCTATACCTCCATTGACTTTCAAAATGAATTAAATAAATTTTCTAAAAACATTAGTAAAATGAGGATAATTGATTGGCATAACAAGCTTAAAAATATTGATTATCAAATCAAAACAAGTGATAATCCAAAATTATGGTTAGAAGTACATTTAACAAGCCTTATTGAAAATAAGATCGAAGACAACATAGTTAATAATGGACAAAGTAATAAAGAGACTTTAAATCAAAAGGTTATTAATAAAGATGAATTAATTAATAAAACAATCATTTCTAAAAATGCAAATCAAACTGAATCAGAAGATATTAATAAAAAGGAATTAATTAATAATCAAGATATTCAGCCTAATTATGAAAATGCAAATCAAACTGAATCAGAAGATATTAATAAAAAGGAATTAATTAATAATCAAGATATTCAGCCTAATTATGAGCATGCAAATCAAACTGACTTTTTAAAAGAAAAGTGGGAGCTAATTCTATCTAAATTAGAATTGCCTTCGACAAGAATGTTACTTTCTCAGCAAGCAGAACTAGCAAGTATTGATTCGAATGAAGTTTTAATAGCATTATCTCCCAACTGGGAAAACATGATCAAAAGTCGAAAAATAATAATTGAAAATGCTGTAAAAAAAGTTTGTGGAGATAAAGTAAAACTTAACTTTTCTAGCAAAAAAATTAATATTAATAATACTGCAAAATCTCAAGAGAAAATAATTAAAAAATCAACTAGTAATAGGGAAATACAAAATACCAATTTTCAAAATTCCAACACCCCTATAGAAAAACCTCAAAAAGAATTTTATGATGACAATTCCAAAAATCTAGCAAATTTTTTTAACGGAGAAATTATTGATTTGGATGAATAA
- a CDS encoding glycosyltransferase — protein sequence MNNGFYKNRRLKSLLFFVVCLSVSTIPHIFHFKYFLSFTFAISFLIACYGLYVISKNLDRNVSSTKNYKKISDDNLPTLDILVAARDEENVIERLVERLFNLDYPTNKLNIYIIDDGSSDKTPLILERLSREFDKLKIISRSANAGGGKSGALNYALKFTYGEWILILDADAQLKKGTLRRLFSFVYEGSWSAVQLRKSVINVSKNFLTSCQSMEMAMDAIFQYGRLSVAGVSELRGNGQLINKKVLLKCGSFNEDTVTDDLDLSLRLLLTKAKIGILWDPPVMEEAVENISALFSQRQRWAEGGLQRFFDYGEQLLSKKIELIQKFDLTFFFILQYALPIISMIDLILSIALAESPSYLPISITAFTLSGIAVWYGSSCKSEGPILQNLNLMMMLVSLLYLSHWFVVIPWVTIKMSIFPKKILWKKTLHTGV from the coding sequence ATGAACAACGGTTTTTACAAAAATCGAAGATTAAAATCATTATTATTTTTTGTTGTTTGTTTATCAGTAAGTACGATTCCTCACATTTTTCATTTTAAATACTTTTTATCTTTTACATTTGCGATTTCTTTTTTAATCGCATGTTATGGATTATATGTAATTTCAAAAAATCTAGATAGAAATGTTAGTTCAACAAAGAACTATAAGAAAATTTCTGATGATAACTTACCTACTTTAGATATTTTAGTTGCTGCAAGAGATGAGGAAAATGTAATTGAAAGATTAGTCGAAAGATTATTTAATTTAGACTATCCAACTAATAAGTTAAATATTTATATTATTGATGACGGCAGTTCTGATAAGACACCTTTAATTTTGGAAAGGTTATCGAGAGAGTTTGATAAATTAAAAATTATCAGTAGATCTGCAAATGCTGGAGGTGGTAAATCAGGAGCATTAAATTATGCTTTAAAGTTTACATATGGAGAATGGATATTAATATTAGATGCTGATGCGCAACTGAAAAAAGGCACATTACGAAGATTATTTAGTTTTGTTTATGAGGGATCTTGGTCAGCAGTGCAATTAAGAAAATCAGTCATAAATGTGAGTAAGAATTTTTTAACCAGTTGTCAATCTATGGAAATGGCCATGGATGCAATCTTTCAATATGGAAGATTATCTGTTGCTGGAGTATCTGAATTGAGAGGTAATGGTCAATTAATTAATAAAAAAGTTTTACTTAAATGTGGTTCGTTTAATGAAGATACAGTTACTGATGATTTGGATTTAAGTCTCAGGCTTTTACTTACTAAAGCAAAAATTGGGATTCTATGGGATCCTCCTGTTATGGAAGAAGCCGTTGAAAATATATCTGCTTTATTTTCACAGAGACAAAGATGGGCTGAAGGAGGTTTGCAAAGATTTTTTGATTATGGCGAACAATTATTATCAAAAAAAATTGAACTTATTCAAAAATTTGATTTAACCTTTTTCTTTATTTTGCAATACGCCTTACCTATTATCTCTATGATTGATTTGATTTTGAGTATTGCTCTAGCTGAATCGCCCAGTTATTTGCCAATCTCGATAACGGCATTTACTTTGTCGGGAATTGCCGTTTGGTATGGTTCTTCATGCAAAAGTGAAGGTCCAATTTTACAAAATCTCAATTTGATGATGATGTTGGTTTCTCTTTTATATTTGTCTCATTGGTTTGTTGTAATACCCTGGGTGACAATAAAAATGTCTATTTTTCCGAAAAAGATTCTCTGGAAGAAAACACTTCATACTGGTGTTTAA
- a CDS encoding SpoIID/LytB domain-containing protein, translating into MLRRFNFLHIIYSCYLLCCITPIFKINLYAKESLKINLTEELKKGNFLIGLKQYLGANTDSFFEKQNITFITNKNFITLHSSNGLKYKSKKINILFKKIPLKTPVVIERIVFGPFASFESAQRKAKNLKEKGYEALVAYPKNWEVWIPISKNVPNKLNYKIFKKSYSSKIVPFLISEYSQKQLQGPIFLSSSDEIRINDINFGKKFYLAKDSYGTWTLIQKIKFDDYLKGVLPYEIGSNSPLEALKAQAVIARTWALYNSERFNIDNYHLCISTQCQVYKPPNIKYKNVNKAIIDTSNLIITYKNKPINSFYHGSNGGLSASASESWQIKDYRYLNAMIDGLDPLKKTFKLPIKTGDELNKFLDFADEKVYGDRHSLYRWQKKVSSEIIQNNLINNQLIKEKADLVNLNIIERGSSGRVIKLEIKLKNVQKPIVLIKDDIRRILSFLPSNLFIINKLNDNLWLFKGGGFGHGVGLSQSGAIEMAKLGFTYEQILNHYYQGTKIKKIEILSH; encoded by the coding sequence ATGCTGCGCAGATTTAACTTTTTACATATTATTTATAGCTGTTATTTACTATGTTGTATTACACCAATATTTAAAATAAATTTGTATGCAAAAGAATCTTTAAAAATAAATCTTACTGAAGAATTAAAAAAAGGTAATTTTTTAATTGGATTAAAACAATATTTAGGAGCTAATACGGATAGTTTTTTTGAAAAACAAAATATCACGTTTATAACAAACAAAAATTTCATTACACTCCATTCCTCTAATGGTCTTAAATATAAATCTAAAAAAATAAATATTCTTTTTAAGAAGATTCCTTTGAAAACTCCTGTCGTAATTGAGAGAATTGTATTTGGTCCATTTGCAAGCTTTGAATCTGCTCAAAGGAAAGCTAAAAACTTAAAAGAAAAAGGTTATGAAGCTCTCGTAGCGTATCCAAAAAATTGGGAAGTTTGGATACCAATAAGTAAAAATGTTCCCAATAAATTGAACTATAAAATTTTCAAAAAATCTTATAGTTCAAAAATAGTTCCTTTTCTTATCAGTGAATATTCTCAAAAACAACTTCAGGGCCCGATATTCCTATCTTCATCAGATGAGATAAGAATTAATGATATTAATTTTGGGAAAAAGTTTTATTTAGCCAAAGATTCATACGGAACTTGGACGTTGATTCAGAAAATTAAATTTGATGATTATCTGAAAGGTGTCCTGCCATATGAGATAGGCTCTAATTCACCTTTAGAAGCTTTAAAAGCACAAGCAGTGATTGCCAGGACTTGGGCTCTTTATAATTCAGAAAGATTTAATATCGATAATTATCATTTGTGTATCAGTACTCAATGTCAAGTTTATAAACCCCCTAATATTAAATATAAAAATGTGAATAAAGCGATTATAGATACTTCTAATTTAATAATTACTTATAAAAACAAACCAATTAATTCCTTTTATCATGGCTCTAATGGTGGTTTATCAGCTAGTGCAAGCGAATCTTGGCAAATAAAAGATTACCGCTATCTTAATGCAATGATTGATGGTTTAGATCCTTTAAAAAAAACTTTTAAGCTTCCAATCAAAACTGGAGATGAATTAAACAAATTTCTTGATTTTGCAGATGAGAAGGTTTATGGTGACAGGCATTCTCTTTATCGATGGCAGAAAAAAGTTTCTAGTGAAATAATCCAAAATAATTTAATAAATAATCAATTGATTAAGGAGAAAGCAGATTTGGTTAATCTAAATATTATTGAGAGAGGTTCCAGTGGAAGAGTAATAAAATTAGAAATTAAGCTGAAAAATGTTCAAAAACCCATAGTTCTTATAAAAGATGATATTCGAAGAATATTGAGTTTTTTACCAAGTAATTTATTTATTATTAATAAATTAAATGATAATCTTTGGCTTTTTAAAGGAGGTGGCTTCGGTCATGGTGTAGGTTTGTCTCAATCAGGAGCGATCGAAATGGCTAAATTGGGTTTTACTTATGAACAAATATTGAATCATTATTATCAGGGAACAAAAATTAAAAAAATTGAGATATTGTCTCATTAA
- the rpmI gene encoding 50S ribosomal protein L35, producing the protein MSKLKTRKSAAKRFKATATGKFMRRRAFHNHLLDHKSSKLKRHLSTKAVVDERDADNVRLMIPYA; encoded by the coding sequence ATGTCTAAACTTAAGACTCGTAAATCAGCAGCAAAAAGATTTAAAGCTACTGCTACGGGTAAATTCATGAGAAGAAGAGCTTTCCATAATCATTTATTAGATCACAAAAGCTCAAAATTGAAGAGACATCTATCTACAAAAGCTGTTGTTGATGAAAGAGATGCTGATAATGTAAGATTAATGATTCCCTACGCATAA
- the rplT gene encoding 50S ribosomal protein L20: MARVKRGNIARKRRNKILNLAKGFRGGNKNLFRTANQRVMKALCNAYRDRRRRKRDFRRLWIARINASARINGTNYSKLINGLKTSEIIINRKMLAQLALNDPQSFEKIVSAVSK; the protein is encoded by the coding sequence ATGGCACGAGTTAAAAGAGGCAACATAGCCAGAAAAAGAAGAAACAAAATCCTTAATCTTGCAAAAGGTTTCAGAGGAGGAAACAAGAATCTATTTAGAACTGCTAACCAAAGAGTAATGAAAGCTCTATGTAATGCTTATAGAGATAGAAGAAGAAGAAAAAGAGATTTTCGAAGACTTTGGATTGCAAGAATCAATGCCTCAGCAAGAATCAATGGTACGAATTACAGCAAATTAATTAATGGATTAAAGACATCTGAGATAATTATTAATAGAAAAATGCTTGCACAATTAGCTTTGAACGATCCACAATCTTTTGAGAAAATAGTTTCTGCTGTAAGCAAATAA
- a CDS encoding thiazole synthase — protein MKEDSALIIGGKNFSSRLMVGTGKYTSAEVMVESLLNTESEIVTVAVRRVQNHQNGENLLEKIDWEKFWMLPNTAGCANADEAVRIAILGRELAKLSGQEENNFVKLEVIPDKKYLLPDPIETLKAAEILIKKDFIVLPYINADPILAKKLEEIGCSTVMPLGSPIGSGQGLLNLSNISIIIENSNIPVIIDAGIGVPSEASQAMELGADGVLINSAIALAKDPLKMAKAMNHGVRAGREAFLAGRIEKQRLASASSPFTNISKK, from the coding sequence ATGAAAGAAGATTCAGCCTTAATTATTGGAGGTAAAAACTTTTCAAGCCGATTAATGGTAGGCACAGGAAAGTACACATCTGCAGAAGTAATGGTAGAAAGTTTATTAAATACTGAATCTGAGATAGTAACTGTTGCAGTTAGAAGAGTGCAAAATCATCAAAATGGTGAAAATTTATTAGAAAAAATTGATTGGGAAAAATTCTGGATGCTTCCTAATACTGCTGGCTGCGCTAATGCAGATGAAGCAGTGAGAATAGCAATTTTAGGAAGAGAACTTGCAAAATTATCAGGTCAAGAAGAAAATAATTTCGTCAAATTAGAAGTGATTCCCGATAAAAAATATTTATTACCTGATCCCATAGAAACTCTGAAAGCAGCTGAAATTTTAATAAAAAAAGATTTTATTGTTCTACCTTATATAAATGCTGATCCAATATTAGCTAAAAAGTTAGAAGAGATAGGTTGTTCAACAGTAATGCCATTAGGATCACCTATCGGCTCCGGCCAAGGTCTTTTAAATCTATCTAATATTTCCATAATTATTGAAAATTCCAATATTCCAGTAATAATTGATGCTGGTATAGGTGTCCCGAGTGAAGCTTCTCAAGCTATGGAACTGGGAGCAGATGGGGTTTTAATCAATAGTGCAATTGCCTTGGCTAAAGACCCTTTAAAAATGGCTAAAGCCATGAATCATGGGGTAAGAGCTGGGAGAGAAGCCTTTCTGGCTGGAAGAATTGAAAAACAGAGGTTGGCAAGCGCTAGTTCTCCTTTCACAAACATCTCGAAAAAGTAA
- a CDS encoding NAD-dependent epimerase/dehydratase family protein, translating into MKVIVLGGDGFCGWPCAVNLAEQNHEVIIVDNLSRRKIDIDLEVESLTPISSINERLSAWEETGGKPIKFLNIDLSKQYQKLLNLLIEEKPDSIVHFAEQRAAPYSMKSSYTKRYTVDNNVNGTHNLLAAIVESNLDIHIVHLGTMGVYGYGSHRGATIPEGYLKVEVPQPDGSRFEEEILHPASPGSVYHMTKTLDQLLFLYYNKNDLIRITDLHQGIVWGTNTETTLKDPRLTNRFDYDGDYGTVLNRFLMQAAIGYPLTVHGTGGQTRAFIHIKDSVKCVQLALENPPESGERVKIFNQMTESHQVGELAKKVASLTGAEINYLPNPRNEAVENDLIVDNKCFIELGLNPTTLDNGLLEEVLEVAKKYSMRCDKKRIPCISTWTEKQAKAIKNN; encoded by the coding sequence GTGAAAGTAATTGTTCTTGGCGGAGATGGTTTTTGCGGTTGGCCTTGTGCGGTAAATTTAGCTGAACAAAATCATGAAGTAATTATAGTTGACAACCTAAGTCGAAGAAAAATAGATATTGATCTTGAAGTGGAGTCTTTAACCCCAATTTCATCAATAAACGAAAGACTTTCTGCGTGGGAAGAGACTGGTGGTAAACCAATAAAATTTCTCAATATTGATCTTTCTAAACAATACCAAAAATTACTTAATTTACTTATTGAGGAAAAACCTGATTCGATTGTACATTTTGCTGAACAAAGAGCCGCACCTTACTCAATGAAATCAAGTTATACGAAAAGATATACAGTTGATAATAATGTCAATGGTACACACAATTTACTTGCTGCAATTGTAGAAAGTAATTTAGATATTCATATCGTTCATTTAGGAACTATGGGTGTATATGGATATGGATCACATAGAGGCGCAACAATCCCTGAAGGCTATTTAAAAGTTGAAGTTCCTCAACCAGATGGAAGTCGTTTTGAAGAAGAAATTCTTCATCCTGCAAGTCCGGGCAGTGTTTATCATATGACAAAAACATTAGATCAATTATTATTTCTTTATTACAATAAAAACGATTTAATTAGAATCACAGATCTTCATCAAGGGATTGTTTGGGGCACCAATACAGAAACAACATTAAAAGATCCAAGATTGACAAATAGATTTGATTACGATGGCGATTATGGTACTGTTCTTAATAGATTTCTAATGCAAGCAGCTATAGGATATCCATTAACTGTCCATGGAACAGGAGGACAAACAAGAGCTTTTATACACATAAAAGATTCAGTGAAATGTGTTCAACTTGCTTTAGAAAATCCTCCAGAATCTGGAGAAAGAGTCAAAATTTTTAATCAAATGACAGAAAGTCATCAGGTTGGTGAATTAGCTAAAAAAGTTGCTTCGCTTACTGGAGCCGAAATTAATTATTTACCAAATCCTCGAAATGAAGCAGTCGAAAATGATTTAATAGTTGATAACAAGTGTTTCATAGAATTAGGGCTTAATCCCACCACACTTGATAATGGCTTATTAGAAGAGGTTCTTGAAGTAGCTAAAAAATATTCTATGAGATGTGATAAAAAAAGAATTCCTTGTATTTCAACTTGGACGGAGAAACAAGCTAAAGCAATAAAAAATAATTAA
- a CDS encoding glycosyltransferase family 4 protein yields MKIAFFTETFLPKVDGIVTRLTKTIEFLTKNGDEVIVFCPEGCPNTYQGATIVGVAAMPLPLYPELKLGLPGPAVSDKLEQFKPDLIHVVNPAVLGLGGIWLAKTNNIPLIASYHTHLPKYLEHYGMGMLEPLLWELLKAAHNQALLNLCTSSAMVNELEDKGIQRTALWQRGVDTENFKPELRSEKMREKLFGKYKDADSLLIYVGRLSAEKQIERIKPVLESIPGACLALVGDGPYRSQLEKIFENTKTNFVGYLSGEELASAYASGDIFLFPSSTETLGLVLLEAMAAGCPVIGANKGGIPDIINDGINGCLYDPDEKDNGEKSLIEATKKILADKNKKEAMRIEARKEAEQWDWNQATLQLQKYYSETLENIS; encoded by the coding sequence GTGAAAATAGCATTCTTTACTGAAACTTTTCTGCCTAAAGTCGACGGAATAGTAACAAGATTAACTAAGACAATCGAATTTCTAACAAAAAATGGAGATGAAGTCATCGTATTTTGTCCCGAGGGTTGTCCTAATACTTATCAGGGAGCGACAATAGTTGGTGTAGCTGCTATGCCATTACCATTATATCCTGAATTGAAATTAGGCCTTCCTGGCCCCGCAGTCTCTGATAAGCTAGAACAATTTAAGCCAGATTTAATACATGTAGTTAATCCAGCAGTACTTGGTCTAGGAGGTATATGGCTAGCTAAAACAAATAATATTCCCCTAATTGCAAGCTACCATACACATCTTCCAAAATATCTTGAACACTATGGAATGGGAATGTTAGAACCGCTTTTATGGGAATTATTAAAAGCAGCTCACAATCAAGCCTTATTAAATCTTTGTACCTCATCTGCAATGGTTAATGAACTTGAAGACAAAGGCATACAAAGGACTGCTTTGTGGCAAAGGGGCGTAGATACTGAAAACTTCAAACCAGAATTAAGAAGCGAAAAAATGAGAGAAAAATTATTTGGTAAATATAAAGATGCCGATTCACTTTTGATTTATGTAGGTCGATTATCTGCAGAAAAGCAAATTGAGAGAATTAAACCAGTTTTAGAAAGCATACCAGGAGCATGTCTAGCTCTTGTTGGAGATGGTCCATACAGAAGTCAGTTAGAAAAAATTTTTGAAAACACTAAAACAAATTTTGTAGGTTATTTGTCTGGAGAAGAACTTGCCAGTGCTTATGCATCTGGAGACATTTTCTTATTCCCGTCAAGCACGGAAACTCTTGGATTAGTATTATTAGAAGCAATGGCAGCAGGATGCCCAGTGATAGGAGCAAATAAAGGAGGAATTCCCGATATTATCAACGATGGAATAAACGGCTGCTTATATGACCCAGATGAAAAAGACAATGGAGAAAAAAGTTTAATTGAAGCCACGAAGAAAATTTTGGCAGATAAAAATAAAAAAGAAGCTATGAGAATAGAAGCTAGAAAAGAAGCTGAACAGTGGGACTGGAATCAAGCTACTCTTCAATTACAAAAATATTATTCAGAAACACTAGAAAATATCTCTTAA